Genomic DNA from Clostridium sp. BJN0013:
AAAAGTTATGTAGATTGCTTATACTTCATATTGACTTTAGGACTTGAAAAAGGGTTTACAGATATTAAAGTAAACATAAAAGTTAATGAAGATATTATTACATCACAATTTTTAAACATATATATTGATATAAATGATTTTATAGTCTGTTCTTCCAAGGATCACTATATCACTCTATTCGAAGATTTTATAAGTTTAGGGGAAAAATTAGGATTGTCTATAAATGAAATAGAAACTGCTTACTGTTATAATAATTTTCTCCATAAAGAAAAATTCAAATGTTAGGAGACCATTCTCTGTATGTTATTTAATACAGAGAATGGTCTCTTCAACTAATCAATCCATATTTAAAACTTCATATTTATTTAATTTTAATAATATATCATCTTCATGGTTAAACTAACCTTCAGGAAGGTGATATATTTATGCTTGGTATATTATATGCAATAATATCAGGAGTCAGTATGAGTATACAAGGTGTATTCAATACAAGACTCAGTGAAAAAATAGGACTATGGTTAACAAACGCAATAGTACAAGGCATTGGTTTCATAATAACCCTTATAATAGTTTTTATGATTAAGGATAAAAATTTATCAAATTTAAGTTGTTGTAGAAAGCTATATTTTCTAGGAGGAGCCTTAGGGGTGGTTATAATTTTTACTGTGATGCAGGGAATTAAACTTTTAGGGGTAACTCACTGTATTGCTATAATTCTAACAGCACAGCTTATAGCCGCAGCTGTAATTGACTTTTTCGGTTTATTCGATTCTCCCCAAATTAATTTTACCTTAAATAAAATAGTAGGCATTGCAGTAATGATAGTAGGTATTGTTATATTGAAATGGAAAGGATAATTTATATTTTATAATTATATATTAATTATTACACTTAATATCACATATATTATTAAATAACATTATAATATTATTGTAATTAATTTTAAGGTGAAAAATATGTTTTCTATTAAAAACAAATTAGAATCTAATTTAAAAATATCCTTAGATGAGGGACTATATAAAAATTACAGAGTAATAATAAAATGTACTTCCTTACCAGAGGCTATAGAAAAAAAAATAAAAACATATAATGGTACTATAATACATTCTATTTCAATGATAAACTGTATATGTGCCACATTAACTCCTCGTTCTATAAATAGGATAATTGAATTTCCTCAAGTAAGTTTTATAACAAATGATTATTTTGCTTTGCTTTGTGGCGAAAAAGGTGTTCTTGCTTCAAATGGAATAACATTTCAAGGAAGATATAAGCTTACAGGAAAAGATGTATGTATAGGAGTAATAGATTCAGGTACTTACCCACATTCAGATCTTTTAAATCCTAAAAATAAAATAAAAAAGTTTGTAGATTTGGTAGGTAATTATAAATATCCCTATGACGATAACGGTCATGGCACTTTTATAAGTGGAATTATATGCGGAAGTGGTATTCAATCTAAGGGTCTATACAGAGGCATTGCAGAGGGTAGTAGTATTTATTCTGTGAAAGCTTTTAATTCTATTGGGAAAGGTTATATATCTGATATTTTATTTTCACTTCAATTATTAATGCAAGAAAGTATTGATGAAAATATAAAAGTGATTTGTCTACCTTTCGAATTAGAAATAAATGATTATTTTATACTATCCTTATTTGAAAAATTTTTTGAAGAAGCTGTAAAATCAAATATAACTGTTGTAGTTCCCACAGGACATCAAGGCGATTCAGAGGGTAGTATGCGAGGTATAGCTACCTTAAAGAATTGTATAACTGTAGCAGGCATAGACACAACCTCTAAAATTCAAAAACCGTATAAGTACTCTTCTTGTGGCCCTATTAACAAAATAGAAAAACCCAATCTGGCTGCCGCCTCTGTAAACATATGTTCTATAAATGCAAATACAAGTTATATTTCTGAAAGAAATGGAATGAAATTATATCCTAAAGTATTAGAAAAACCCTATACATGCTATAGCGGAACTTCCTGTGCTGCCGCTTATATAAGTGGTGTCTGTTCTCTTATGTATGAAAATAATCCCGAACTTACATTTAAAGATTTAACCTCCCTTTTAAAAGTATGCTGTAATTCTTTAGATATGACAAAATATTGTCAGGGTTCTGGTATGCTGGATCTTGAGAAATTATTGCCATAAACAAACCTAAAATTTACAAACTATTTAAACCTTAGTTAAAGTATGCTATTATGAATATATACTTTAATTTAATAACTATTAAAAATTAAAATTTATAAGGAGGTGTAAACTGTTATTTTAAAACAATTATAAAAAACAGTTTTTATAAGTTTTAATAACGGTGTTGCTATGATAAGCGAAAGATTAACAAATTTTATAAACGATCAAATAAATTTTGAGTACTACTCTGCTAATATTTACTTAGCTATGCAAGCATATTTTGCAGGACAAAATCTAAACGGCTTTACAAATTTTTTTAAAGTTCAAATAGAAGAAGAAAATTTTCATGCTACAAAACTTTTCAATTATTTAAATCAAGTAGGCGCCAGGGTTATTATAAAAGGTTTCCCAGATCCTGAAAATAATTATGAATCACCTCTGGCAGCCTTCGAAGCAGCTTTAGCCCACGAACAAAAAGTTACACAAAGATTTAATAATTTAATGGAAATAGCCAGAGAAGATAAAGATTATGCTTCAATAGGTTTTCTTCAATGGTTTATAGATGAGCAAGTTGAAGAAGAAGATACTTTTAATAATGCTATACAGGCATTAAAAAGAATAGGTGATAATCCTGCCGCACTTTACTTATACGACCAGGAACTGGCAAATAGAACTTTTACTCCACCAACTACTGTATAATCCATCAAGTGATTTTAAGGTTCAGGTGGAGTTTGCTTATGAGAAATGCTTATCCCATCTGAACCTTATTAACAGTATTCTTAGTGTCTTTAGCACTTAGAATACGTTATCCTTTAGGGGAAGAACTTATCTAGGCGCGTATCAGTGCTTATCTCCAACTTTGGATAAAATGGTAGCATTAGGATAAAAATTCACATAAATAAAAATAACTACACAAAGGAATAGTTTAGTCTATTCTTTGTAGTTATTTTTATTATTAGACTCTTCACTTAAAATATATATTCTTTTGCATATACTTAACACCTAAAATTAAAAATATCTTATTCTATAAATTCACCCATATCTCTAAACTTATTATATCTATGTTGAAGCAACTCATCTATAGAACACTTTTTAAGTATATCTAATTTTTTTACAAGCTCTTCTTTTATAGTTTTAACCATTGTATCTACATCTTTTTGTGCTCCCCCTGAAGGTTCTTTTAGTACTTTATCTATTATACCATATTTTATTAAATCCTGAGCTGTAATCTTCATAACCTCTGCAGCTTCTTTGGATTTAGATGCATCCTTCCAGAGTATACCTGCGAATCCTTCCGGAGATAAAATAGAATATATTGAATTTTCAAGCATCCACACTGAATCTGCAACAGCAAAAGCAAGCGCTCCTCCACTTCCTCCTTCTCCAATTACTATAGATATTATAGGTACCTTTAATTTAAACATATCCATTAAATTTCTAGCTATGGCCTCACCCTGTCCCCTTTCTTCTGCTTCTACACCGCAAAAAGCTCCTGGGGTATCTACAAAACATATAATAGGTCTATAAAATTTATCAGCCTGTTTCATAAGTCTTAAACTTTTTCTATATCCCTCGGGTTCCGGCATGCCAAAATTTCTTTTTATATTTTCATTGGTATTATTACCTTTTTGTTGACCTATTACAGTTACAGGCTCTCCTTCTAATAATGCAATTCCTCCTACTACAGAAGGATCATCTCCAAAATATCTATCTCCATGAAATTCTATAAAAGAATCAAATATCTTACATATATAATCTAAAGAAGTAGGTCTCTCAATCATTCTCGCCAGAGTTACCCTGTTCCAGGCATTTTTTCCTTCAAGTTTTTTATTGAGAGCTTTTTGCACCTTTCCTAACTTTTCCATACAAAACTTCCTTTCATCTAAAAAACTTATAATAAAATAAAAATAGTACCTATTTATAAACAATTTTTTAATGCTAGCTATTTCTACTATGAATAACTAATATTTTTCTCAAAGTTTCTTTTAAATTTTCTCTGGAGACTATATTATCAATAAATCCATGTTGTAGTAGAAATTCTGCTCTTTGGAACCCCTCAGGAAGTTTTTGCCTTATAGTCTGTTCTATTACTCTTTTTCCTGCAAATCCTACAAGAGCACCAGGTTCCGCTAAAATTATATCTCCAAGCATGGCAAAACTAGCTGTTACCCCCCCTGTTGTAGGGTCTGTAAGTACCGATACATATAAAAGTCCTTCCTCATTCAGTTTATTGATCGCGCCGCTTACTTTTGCCATTTGCATTAGTGAAAAAATTCCTTCCTGCATTCTTGCTCCCCCAGAAGTTGTAAAAATAATTAGCGGTAATTTTAATTCTATAGCTTTTTCTACTGCTCTGGTAATTTTCTCCCCTACCACAGAACCCATACTTCCCATCATAAAATTACTATCCATAAT
This window encodes:
- a CDS encoding dUTP diphosphatase, which gives rise to MDLVKLFELQENLDERTKKNIPMKKKDLLSQKTLALQVKIAELANETQCFKFWTNDAPTNKDLILKSYVDCLYFILTLGLEKGFTDIKVNIKVNEDIITSQFLNIYIDINDFIVCSSKDHYITLFEDFISLGEKLGLSINEIETAYCYNNFLHKEKFKC
- a CDS encoding DMT family transporter, giving the protein MLGILYAIISGVSMSIQGVFNTRLSEKIGLWLTNAIVQGIGFIITLIIVFMIKDKNLSNLSCCRKLYFLGGALGVVIIFTVMQGIKLLGVTHCIAIILTAQLIAAAVIDFFGLFDSPQINFTLNKIVGIAVMIVGIVILKWKG
- a CDS encoding S8 family serine peptidase is translated as MFSIKNKLESNLKISLDEGLYKNYRVIIKCTSLPEAIEKKIKTYNGTIIHSISMINCICATLTPRSINRIIEFPQVSFITNDYFALLCGEKGVLASNGITFQGRYKLTGKDVCIGVIDSGTYPHSDLLNPKNKIKKFVDLVGNYKYPYDDNGHGTFISGIICGSGIQSKGLYRGIAEGSSIYSVKAFNSIGKGYISDILFSLQLLMQESIDENIKVICLPFELEINDYFILSLFEKFFEEAVKSNITVVVPTGHQGDSEGSMRGIATLKNCITVAGIDTTSKIQKPYKYSSCGPINKIEKPNLAAASVNICSINANTSYISERNGMKLYPKVLEKPYTCYSGTSCAAAYISGVCSLMYENNPELTFKDLTSLLKVCCNSLDMTKYCQGSGMLDLEKLLP
- a CDS encoding ferritin, which translates into the protein MISERLTNFINDQINFEYYSANIYLAMQAYFAGQNLNGFTNFFKVQIEEENFHATKLFNYLNQVGARVIIKGFPDPENNYESPLAAFEAALAHEQKVTQRFNNLMEIAREDKDYASIGFLQWFIDEQVEEEDTFNNAIQALKRIGDNPAALYLYDQELANRTFTPPTTV
- a CDS encoding acetyl-CoA carboxylase carboxyltransferase subunit alpha translates to MEKLGKVQKALNKKLEGKNAWNRVTLARMIERPTSLDYICKIFDSFIEFHGDRYFGDDPSVVGGIALLEGEPVTVIGQQKGNNTNENIKRNFGMPEPEGYRKSLRLMKQADKFYRPIICFVDTPGAFCGVEAEERGQGEAIARNLMDMFKLKVPIISIVIGEGGSGGALAFAVADSVWMLENSIYSILSPEGFAGILWKDASKSKEAAEVMKITAQDLIKYGIIDKVLKEPSGGAQKDVDTMVKTIKEELVKKLDILKKCSIDELLQHRYNKFRDMGEFIE
- the accD gene encoding acetyl-CoA carboxylase, carboxyltransferase subunit beta; translated protein: MLNKFFKKTKYITVSQRALKDIHDDLSKKPSIPNGMWVKCDGCGKVLYKNDMEKNNKVCYYCGYHFRMSALERVDLILDKESFYEFDKDMITADPIEFKGYKDKIKNIQKKTGIKEAVITGKGTIGQEPAIICIMDSNFMMGSMGSVVGEKITRAVEKAIELKLPLIIFTTSGGARMQEGIFSLMQMAKVSGAINKLNEEGLLYVSVLTDPTTGGVTASFAMLGDIILAEPGALVGFAGKRVIEQTIRQKLPEGFQRAEFLLQHGFIDNIVSRENLKETLRKILVIHSRNS